From Clostridium sp. SY8519:
CTGATGGGCTTTCGCGCCCCGTACCACGATGCCGTCCGGTCTGCGTTCCACGACGCGCAGGTAAAGATCCGGATCTTCCTGGGCATGGGGCGCTTTGGAACGGTCTCCCTTGGGATCGGTCATGGCGCCGTCCACCGTCAGGTCTTTTTCCTGGCAGAACTTCAGATAGTTCAGGAAGTTCTGATGATAGGATGTGCCGTGGGCCTGATCGCAGTCATAGGATGTGCTGAACACGGCATTGAATGCGTCCATGCCGACACAGCGCTGGAAGCAGGCAGCTGTTTTCTGCCCGAGCAGACGCTGCATTTTTACCTTATTGCGAAGATCTTCCGTGCTTTGATGGATATGGGTGAAACGGTTGACCTTTTCACCGGTATAGGGTGAGGTAACGGTCATTAGGTTTTCATATTCCGGGATCTGCGCCAGATCGTAGGTCATTTTGACGGAATTCAGAGAAGGCCGCAGAATGGGATCTTCTGTGGGATTTTCAATTTTTTTGCCGAACATATAGATCTGCATGTTCATTTTGCGGATACTTTCCACATATTGTTCACCTGTCATCAGTGCCATAATTCTTATGTTCCTTTCTGCTAATCGTTTGTTTATTTGACAATAAAAACTATGCAAACTTCATGCCAGAAGACAAAGGGCGCCGGCAGCGGATTTTTTCCCGGATTTTCCGGAAATTTGGCGGCCGGCGCTGAAAAACTGTTTCCGGTCTGCAACAGAAGGGCGGAACGTATGCTTCCGTTTTGCCACAGAAGGCGGTGCTGCTGCCTCCGTGGGATGGCTGCTTGGGCGCTTTGCCTGCCGAAGCGCCGGGAAGCGGGCGGAAAATCAGGCGAAAAGCCGGAAAAAACCGCCAGATTTTTTGCCGGACAGCAGAATGCGAAAATGGAACAGGAATTGCATATATAACTTAAAGAAGAGCATGCAGAAACAGAAAGGAAAGAACAGTGATTCAGAAAATAGAAGCGGTAATCGATGAAAAAGTACGCCCGGCACTGCTGGCCCACGAGGGAGATGTGCAGGTTCTGTCCTGTCGGGACGGAATCTGCAGAATCCGTCTGACCGGCAAATGTGCCGGCTGCCCGTCTGCGCGCATCACGACAGAAGAACTGATTGCGGAGGAAATCCGGAACGCGCTGCCGGAGGTGAAAGATGTGGTACTGGTGCAGGCAGTCAGCGAGGAACTGCAGGATCTGGCGAGGAGAATACTGAACCATGAGCAGATATAACATCGGGATCCGTTACTGCGGCGGCTGCAATCCCGCCTATGACCGATCCCGGCTGGTGGCGCAGCTTTTACAACGGTTTCCGGAGATTGCCATTCAGTATGATCCGGAGCGTTACTGCGCCCTGTGGATTGTGGTAAACGGATGCCTTACGGGCTGTGCGGACAGCAGCAGTCTGCCGGGAGATGAGATCTGTGTGATCCGCCAGCCTGCCGATTTGAAGCAGGCGGTGCAAAAGATACAGGAACTGATTGACCGGGGAAATTCCGGAAAATCGGGAGACAGCAATGCGCAGCCGGCAGGAGGCACTGATTCGCGGCAGCCGGGAGACAGCAATGCGCAGCCGGCAGGAGGCACTGGTCCGCGGCAGCCGGGAGACAGCAATGCGCAGCCGGCGGGAGGCGGTGATCCGCGGCAGCCGGAGGACAGCGAGGCGCAGCAACGGATGCGGACGAGAATCGCAGTGGGCGCCTGGGTATCTCTGACCCATACCTTTACAGAGGAAGAGGTCTGCCGGTTTGCGGAACTGACACAGGATGCCAGCCGCATGCACCTGGACCGCGGGTTTGCCAGAACCACACTGTATCACAGACCAGTGGTCCACGGCGTATTTGTCAGCAGTCTCCTGTCCGGGGTAATGGGAACAGAACTGCCGGGAGAAGGCACCGTGCTGCTGGAGGAATCCGTGCGTTATCTGGCGCCGGTGTATCCCGGGGAGACGGTCTGCGCGGAAATCCGGGTGACTGGGATTCAGGAATATCCGAATCATTACTGCTGCCTGCTGCAGGGCGTATGCACCAAAGAAGATCATACAAGGGCGGTGGAGGCTGAGTACCGGCAGCTGCTGCTGAAACGGCTGTTTCCGCCGGAAACGGTGCAGGTGGAACAGGCGCCGATGGAACAGAAGGAGGAAAAATCATGACAAATCTTGAAAAATACAATCGCGCGTTTACCACGATTCTCGGCGTTGCGGAAGAGGACCTTCCGGGCCTGAAATACCGGGGAATTCAGAAGTGGGACTCCATTGCCCACATGGATCTGATGAATGAAATGGAAGAACTGTTTCTGGTGCATCTGTCCACTCTGGATGTACTGAATTTTTCATCTTACGAAAAAGGGATGGATATCCTGGAAGCCTATGGCTGCCCGATCCGGGAGAAGGCATGACAGCCGGAGGAAAAAAACGGCCGGAAGCAGAAGGGGAGTGTCCGGCCGGCGGATTTGAGGAAAAGCTGAAAGCTTTAAACCGGTACCACCGGCTCCACTGCCCGCCTTATGAGCGGCTGTGCCGGGGACTGGGGGAAGAAATGCCGGCGCTGCCGGCAGCGGTATTTAAATCAGTGGATCTGTACAGCACAGAACAGGAAAATCTGATCGGACAGCTTTCTTCATCCGGGAGTTCTGGACAGAAAAGATCCAGGATCTGGCTGGATGCGGAAACCGCCAGGGCGCAGCAGATGGCGCTGTATCAGATTGTATCCGGTGTGCTGGGAACGGAGCGGGTTCCCATGCTGATTGTGGATTCCCCGGAGCTGCTGAAGCACAGCGCTTCCTTTTCCGCGCGGGAAGCGGGAATTCTCGGATTTTCACTTATGGCTTCGAAGCGGATTTACGCGCTGCATGCAGATCATACGTTAAACTGGGAAAATATCCGAAACTATGAACGGTTGGTCAAAGGAAAAAAAGGGCTGATCTTCGGCTTTACCTTCCTTTTGTGGAAGTATTTCTGTCAGCCCCTGTTGGAGGCAGACCATAAGCCGGATCTGTCAGACTGTCTTGTGATCCACGGGGGCGGCTGGAAGAAAATGCAGGATCGCGCCGTATCGCCGGAAGCGTTCCGGGATGGAATCCGAAAGGCCTGCGGCTGCGCAGAAATCTATGATTATTATGGCATGGCGGAGCAGACCGGGAGTATTTTTCTGGCGTGTGGACAGGGGCATCTGCATGAAAACCCCTACGGGCGGATCCGGATCGTGGATCCGATGACCGGCAGAGAATGTCCGGCGGGTACGCCGGGTGTCATTGTCAGTCAGTCTCTTCTGCCCGGTTCCTATCCGGGACACAATATTCTGACGGAGGATCTGGGGGTTGTGCTGGGGGAGGATGACTGTCCCTGCGGGAAAGCGGGCAGGTATTTTCGGGTGCTTGGCAGGATGAAACAGGCGGAAATCCGCGGATGCAGTGATACTTTCGCAGAATCAGAAGACGGTAGTCAGAAGGATGGCAGCGCAGGACAGCAGAAGGACGGGATCACTGTGCTGGCAGGAACCTTTCCTCCGCTGCGGAAGATCCGGAGAGTCGGCGACCAAAAGACGGCCGCGTTTTTCGGAACCCTGTCGGACCGGATTCTGTCAGACCCGGCATGCAGGAAGCAGCCGGATGTATATGCCTTCGGGTTCTGGTGCAGACCCGGCCATGTGCAGGGACTGCTGAGGTCTGGGGACGGATCTCGGCAGGGGAAAGGCACCATTTTGCACATCGCGCCGTCCAATATGCCGGTGATGTTCGGCTATTCCTGGGCAGCCGCGCTGCTGGCAGGAAACGGGAACATCGTCCGTATCCCGTCCAAAACACATCCGGAGACAGAACTTTTGTGCCGGAAAGTCAAAGAAGTGTTTGAACTTCCGGAATTCCGGGAATTTCACCAGTCCAACGCCTTGATTCGTTTTGACAGAAATGACCGGATCCTGGAAGGGCTGACGGACCTGTGCCAGGGGCGGATGCTTTGGGGCAGCACAGCAGTGACCGAACATCTGAGCCGGATCCGCGGCACAGGTTCGGGGTATCCGGCAGATCTGCTTTTTCCCGGAAAATATTCCATCAGTCTGCTGGACGCGGAGCGTATGAACAGACTGTCCCGAGAGGCGCTGGAACAGTATGCCATCCGCTTTTGCGGGGATACATACCCGGCGGATCAGAATGCCTGCTCCAGTCCGAAACTTCTGCTGTGGAAAACCGGAAATCTCAGCGCCGGAGAAACGGACCGGCTGCGTCGGACCTGGTGGAAGCTGGTGTGCCGCTATGCGTCGGATTACCCGATGGATGCCGGAAAAATGATGGAGAAATACCGGGAACTCTGCCTGGCTTATCTGCGGGAAACGGGGCTGAAGCCGGTGAAACGGAGAAGCAGGCAGGTGTGGACCGTGGAAGTTCGGGAGCTTCCGGAGCGTATCAGCCGTCTGGAGGGGAAGCTGGGGCTGTTTTTTGAAGCCCGGATTCAGCGGACGGAGGAACTGTTTCCTTTCCTGACCGGAGAAATACAGACGGTGACAGTGGCGGAAATCGATGGGGAGACACTCTGGAAGCAGATCCGGGCCGCAGGATGCGCCGGTGTGGACCGTGTGGTGCCAATGGGGGAGGCACTGCAGTTTTCTCTGTACTGGGACCGGAAGGATCTGCTGCGGCTGCTTTCGGAGCCGGGCAGGTGACAGAGCAGGGCTGCGTGCGGAAATGAATGCCGGCGGACAGGGCATAGAGATGGAGGAGTGGCACAGATGTATTTCTGGGAAAGACACAGAGAATATCAGGACAGGCCGATGCTGATCACCGAGCAGGGAGAAACGTTTCGCTACGGGGAAGTCTGGGACTGGCAGGAGCGTTTCCTGAGCGGCCTGCCGGCCCGCAGCCTGATCTTTTTTACAGGGGGCAGACGGGCGGCGGATCTTGCGATTTATCTCGGACTGCTGCGTATGGGCCATGTACCGCTGATGCTGCCGGAAACGCTGGGACAGGAGCAGAAAAGGCAGCTGGTGAAAAGGTATCAGCCCAACGGACTGATTGACGGCAGGCAGAAAAACATCCGGATGCTGCATTCCGAAAAGGTAAGGATGCATCCGGACCTGGCGCTTCTGCTGCTTACTTCCGGCAGTACCGGCAGTCCGAAAGCAGTGCGGCTGTCCTGCCGGAATCTTCAGTCCAACGCGGAATCCATTGCGGAATATCTGGAAATCACAGCGGCGGACCGGGCAGTGACCATGCTGCCCCTGTCCTATACCTATGGGCTGTCTGTGATTCACAGCCATGTGTACAGGGGCGCCTGCCTCCTGGTGACGGAACGCAGCATACTGGAGCAGCAGTTCTGGGAATTCCTGCAAACGGCCGGCGCCACGGCCCTGTCCGGCGTGCCCTATACTTACGAACTGTTCCATCGGTTCCATCTGGAAGATATCCCGGTGCCTTCGCTGCGGACGGTTACGCAGGCCGGCGGACATCTGCCGGAAGAGCTGCAGCGGTATATGGCGGAATGGACACGAAAGAGGGGGATTCGGTTCTATGTGATGTACGGACAGACAGAAGCGACGGCCCGGATGGCGTACCTTCCCTGGGAAAAATGTCTGGAGAAGCCGGGCAGCATCGGAAGAGCCATCCCCGGCGGAACGATGGAACTGGCGGATGAAACGGGGGCTCCGGTTACCGGGGCGGATCAGGAAGGCGAACTGGTCTATCACGGTCCCAATGTGTCGATGGGATATGCGGAAAACAGAGAAGACCTGCAGCTGGGGGACTGCCGGCACCAGACTTTGCATACCGGAGATCTGGCCCGTCGGGACAGGGACGGATATTACTATATTACCGGCCGGCGGGCGCGGTTTGTAAAACTGTTCGGAAAGCGAATCAGCCTGGATCAGGTGGAACAGCTGGTGACCGGCCGGTGGCCGGAGGTCAGCTGCGCCTGTGTGGGAGATGATACCGGAATCCTTCTGTGCATGGAACAGAAGGCCGGAAATCCCGCGCCGGAAGCAGTGCGGAACTTTCTGGAAAAGGAGGGGGGAATTCCGGGCAAGGCAGTGATATTACGGACCCTGGAAGAAATTCCGCGAAGGGAGAACGGGAAAACAGATTATCCACAGCTGAAAGCGCTGCAGGCGGAAGCCGGGATGTGACAGATCCGCACAGATTTTTCAGAACCATGACAAAAAAATGAAAACAGCCCCCGGGCAGATGCCTTGTAATTGTTACAAAAAAGAAACAGGAAAGATACATGTTTTAAACGGTATTTTCACATTCATCACGTACAATACAGGTATCAATCAAAGAGCAGGAGGCTGTGTTATGAAAAGAAGAATCATCACGAATGTACTCACAGGATTAGCAATCATATCTATTCCGGCACAGGTCTTGGCATATAGCGCTCCGGCGATGGCTGCGCCGAAAACCACATGGTTTGAGAAAACCTGCCTGAACAATCAGGTAAAAGCGACGAATACAAAAGTCATCACCAGAGGCAGAATCGAACAGGCATCTTCCGAACAGAAACTGTGGGAAGACAACAGCAAAATTTTAAAAGGAAAAACACGGAGCTACAAACTTACCAAACAGACAAAATATTATTCCTATGGGGAAGATGTTCTCCGGATTTCAAAGAAAGACTGGAAAAAACTGGTAAACGCAAACAATGGTCTCGGTATGATCATCCAGGTAAAAGGCGGAAAAGTGACGAAAGCAGTCATTTCCAGCTGAAGGAGAGGCAGGCGGCTGCTGTATCTGCTGATGGGCAGACATCGGTATGTGTGAGAACGTCTGCATGAAAAATAAAAAAATAAAACAGCAAAAATAAAAGATACCCATGCAGCCCGGTCCGCCGCATGGGTATTTGACGGTAAAGGAGCGGGCGATGACATGCAGCGGCTGCGGCATTTACTGAAAAAAACCAGGAAGCAATGGATTCCGCGGCAGGCGGATCCTGTGCTTCCTGGTTTTTTCGGTCACTGGGTATGGTATTCTTTCCGGCCGGTTTTGTCCGGGATGCCCAGTTCCTGCCGGTATTTGTTGACCGTGCGGCGGGAGATGGAGATGTCGAACTGTTCCAGCTCTTTGCGGATGGCTTCATCACTCAGGGGTTTCTTTTTGTCTTCCCGGTCGATGATTTCCCGGATTTTGGCCAGGATGTGTTCCTGGGTCTGCTCTTCCCCGGAAGTGCGGGAGACAGAAGCGACCGGTGTCAGGAAATAATTCAGCGGAAATACGCCCCAGCTGCACTGCAGATATTTGCTGTGGAGGGTCCGGCTGATGGTGGATTCGTGAAGACCGGTATCTTCCGCCAGATCCGCAAGTCCCATGGGCACTTTGTTGCCGGGTCCCCGCAGGAAGAAAAGCTTCTGACGGGTCACCAGGGCGTGCATGACTTTGGACAGGGTGGAAGTGCGCATGCCGATGCTGTCCGACAGGCTCTGGATCTGCTGGATCTTTTCCTTCAGATATTTTCTGGCGGTTTTGTCCGTGGTCTGTTTGGCCAGATCCACATAGAAAGGATTCATGGAAAACCGGGGATACTGGTATTCGTTGATGAGGATGTCGAATTCCTGGTCTGTCTTGATGACAATGGCATCCGGACTGATGTAGCGCAGGTGTTCCCGGTTGCTGAAGGAGTTGCCGGGCTTCGGATTGAAGGTGCGGATCTCCTCACAGGCGGCCAGCACATCTTCGGTGGTCACTTTCATTTTCTTTGCGATCTGAGGGATGTGGTTTTTGGCGACTTCGTCCAGATGGAACAGGATGACCTGTTCGGTGATGGCGGAGTAATTTTTCTTGCGGTGAAGCTGAAGCACCAGGCATTCTTTCAGGTCCCGGGCACCGACTCCGGCAGGATCCAGGTTCTGGATCTCCTGCAGCAGATGAAGCACCGTATGCTCTGACACATGGAACTGGGCGGCGGGAATCGCCGGATCTTCGGTATAGTATCCCTTGGAATCCAGGGAATAGATCAGATAGTTTAAGATCTGCTGTTCTTCCGGGCTGTAGCTAAAGAACATGAGCTGGGAATTCAGGTATTCGGACAGGGCTTTTCCATCTTCGGAAATGTCGTGAAGATTTTCCTGGGAATATTCGGCAGAACTGTCGGACTGATAGTATACTTTGTTCTGATAATCGGTGGATTCCAGCCACTCCAGCTTGCGCTGCCGGTCGATTTCGGAATCTGTGCGGGACGGCTGATCCGGATCCGCCAGTTCCAGTACCGGATTCTCCATGGAAACCGCTTCGATATGGGCTTCAAGTTCGGCTGCGCTCATCTGCAGGATGTCCATATACTGGAGCATCTGCTGGGATATGGTCTGCTTCTGGGTCAGTTCAAGCTGCATTTTATGATTCATGTGGATGCTCCTTCTGCAGGAAATAAATGATACAGTAGTTATCTTAATATTATTTTACAATTGCAGAGGACGGACTGCAAGGTGAAATCTCTTCCTTTGGCTGACGGACAGCGGCCAGGGTAAGATACAACGCGAGGGAAAGGGGGATCCAGCACAGCCAGATGCTCCGGGCACCGAGGTGCAGGACCAGGTACGCGCCTGCCGTGGCAGAGGCATAGAAGCAGATCAGAGTGGAAAGAAAGAAGAGAAATTTTTCTTTCATCCGTGGATCCCCGGTCTGGCGGTAATCCTGGAAGGAGAAGACCGTCTGCTTCAGATTGTTGGAAGAAAAGATGGTGGAACAGCTGAAGCCCCTGGCGCCGGCGAAGCTGCCCCACTGAAAAGCAGTCAGCGCAAACACCGGAAACAACGCGGGAATCGGCGGAGCAGATGGGGGAATCAGCCCCGTAATCAGGATTCCCGCGTATTCCGCCAGAATACAAATCAGACGGCTGCGTCCGGGCAGCCGGCGTTCCAGCATGTGGGCCAGTCCGAGAAACAAGGCAAACAGTCCCAGAGCTGTAGCGCGCCAGAGTACTTCATACCAGGAATGGCCGATTACGATTCGGCTGAAGAGCTCCAGCAGGTTGCCGGTGGCGGCCTGACCGAAATTGTGATCCCGCAGCATGATGGCATAGACGCCGGTAAAACCGCCGACACAGCTCATGGTCATGTGCAGGATGGTGTCATTATTTCGCTGAATCAGATCCATGGATCTACTCCTTTCTGCATCCGTACAGAGATACCTTCCAAAACAGTAACTATACGCTTTCCGGCTGAAAAAAACAATTTTGTATACTGTTTCGGACAATTTCAGACACATTTCGGGAAAAATCAGAGAAATACCGAAAAAACAGCGGGCTGCCCATTGCGAAATGCTGCCGGTGCGCTTATAATAAATGTAACGTGTTGGAAATCTGACAGACCGGCGGAATTATCTGCCTGGGGTGGATTTTGCGGCACTGCAATCACATAACAGGGAGCTTGCAGAAGCAGGCTGAGAGGAGACTGATACTGTCTCGACCGATACCTGATGTGGATAATGCCAACGTAGGGAAATAATCTGCATTCTGCCAAAACTGGGGCAGGATGCGGAAAAGAGTTCAGAACGATTGAGCGGCATCCGAGAGGGTGCCGCTTTTTTCTATGGCAGAAAACTTTGCGGAAAGTTTTCTGCCATGGACAGGTCCGGACATTCGGCGGCAGGATCCGCCATCAGGAAAGCGGCAGATTGGGGGCACCACCTTCTGTCGCGATACAAAATAATGAAGACTCAGACAGGAGGCAAATGTATGAGGACAGCATTAACAATCGCTGGCAGCGACTGCAGCGGAGGCGCCGGAATTCAGGCAGATATCAAGACGATGATGGCCAATGGCGTGTATGCCATGAGCGCGGTCACAGCTCTGACAGCGCAGAATACCACCGGCGTATCTGTGATCAGATGCACGGATCCGGAGTGTCTGGAGGCACAGCTGGATCAGGTGTTTACGGACATCTTTCCGGACGCGGTTAAGATCGGCATGGTGGCGGATACGGAACTAATCCGCTCCATCGCGAAGAAGTTAAAAGAGTATCAGCCGCGTTATATCGTGCTGGATCCGGTTATGGTATCTACCAGCGGAGCAGAGCTGCTGAAAGAAGACGCGGCAGATGCGCTGACCCGGGAGCTTTTTCCGCTGGCGACAGTTCTTACGCCGAATCTTCCGGAAACAGAGGCTTTGACCGGACAGAAGATCACGAAAGAGGGAGAGATGTGTTCGGCAGCAGCCAGTCTTGTCCGCAGATATGGATGCGCGGTACTGTGCAAGGGCGGACACAGCAGCCGGGGGGCCAGTGACCTGCTGGTCCGGAACCCCGCAGATCCGGAATTTACCTGGTTTGCAGGCAGGCGGATTGAGAATCCGAACACCCATGGAACCGGTTGTACATTGTCCAGCGCGATTGCGGCGAATCTGGCCAAGGGATTTTCCCTGACAGCATCCGTGCAGCGGGCAAAAGAGTATGTATCAGAGGCACTGGCGGCCATGCTGGATCTTGGAAATGGAAGCGGCCCGCTGAACCATGGCTTTGCGGTGCATGGTTATTACGCGGAGGATCCGGATCAGACCGCAGCCGGCAGACAGGGAGCGGAAGAGACCGAAGGCTGTCACGAAACAGCTGCACAGAATTTCTGAAAGAGAGGGAGTTTATCATGAAAACATATACCACACAGATGGACGCGGCACGGAAAGGCATTATCACCCCGCAGATGGAGACAGTGGCACGGAAGGAATATATGGAGCCGGAGAAGCTTAGGGAACTGGTGGCAGAAGGCAAAGTGGCGATTCCCGCCAATATCCACCACACATCACTGGATCCGGAGGGTGTGGGCAGCATGCTGCGTACAAAAATCAATGTCAACCTGGGAATTTCCAGAGACTGCAAGGATTATGACGTGGAGATGAAAAAAGTGATGCATGCGGTGGATCTGGGAGCGGAAGCCATTATGGACCTGTCCAGCCATGGAAATACACAGCCGTTCCGTCAAAAGCTTACGGGAGAATGTCCGGCGATGATCGGTACGGTGCCGGTCTATGACAGCGTGATTCATTACCAGAGAGATCTGGCGGAGCTGACGGCGGAAGACTTTGTGGATGTGGTTCGTCTGCATGCGGAAGACGGCGTGGATTTTGTCACGCTTCACTGCGGAATCACCAGAAAAACCATCGATCAGATCCGAACCCACAAGCGGAAGATGAACCTGGTCAGCCGCGGCGGCAGTTTGGTTTTTGCCTGGATGTGCATGACCGGAGAGGAAAATCCGTTTTATGAACACTATGATGAGATCCTGGAGATCTGTGAACAGCACGATGTGACCATTTCTCTGGGCGATGCCTGCCGGCCGGGATGTCTGGCAGACGCTACGGATGTATGCCAGATTGAGGAACTGGTGCGCCTGGGCGAATTGACCAAACGGGCCTGGGCCCACAATGTGCAGGTCATGGTGGAAGGACCGGGACATGTGCCGCTGGATCAGATCGCCGCAAATATGAAGGTACAGCAGACCATCTGTATGGGCGCGCCGTTTTATGTACTGGGCCCCCTGGTGACGGATATCGCGCCGGGATATGACCATATCACGGCGGCAATCGGCGGCGCTCTGGCGGCAGCCAGCGGAGCGGCGTTTCTGTGTTATGTGACACCGGCGGAGCATCTGGCGCTGCCGAATGTAGAAGATGTAAAACAGGGGATCATCGCCTCGAAGATCGCGGCCCATGCGGCGGATATCGCCAAAGGGGTTCCTCACGCCAGGGACATCGATGACCGGATGGCGGACGCCCGGCGGGAACTGGACTGGGAGGCGCAGTTTGCCTGCGCGCTGGATCCGGAAACGGCCCGGAAGATCCGGGAAGACCGCCTGCCGGAAGATGACCATGCGGAAGCCTGCAGTATGTGCGGCAAATTCTGCGCGGTAAGAAGCATGAATAAGGCGCTTTCGGGAGAATATATCGACATTTTGTAAAAAATCCGGTTATACTGTTCTGGAAGCAGCCAGATGAACCTGTGACATGCGCGGAGCATGGCAAAGATACATTTGAAGAGGTGTTCGGGGGGGGAAAACGATGGCCCCGCGCATGCGTGCAGCAGCATTGGAAGAAAGAAGGAGCAGCGTGATGGAGATCGAACGGAAATGGATGGTAGCCGGCTGGCCGGAAGAAAAAGATACGGGGAGACCGGAACATACCTATCAGATGCGGCAGGGCTATATCTCGGTGCGTCCCACCGTGCGGATCCGCCGGGAGGCGGAAGAAGCCGGGGAAACCCATGATATTCTGTGCTTTAAGGGAAAGGGAAGGCTTGCCCGGGAAGAAATCGAGACGGAAATCGATGCGGATTTGTTTGAACGGCTGGCCGCCTTCATCGGCGCGCCCCTGATTACCAAAGAGCGCCGGGATTACCGCCTGCCGGACGGCCATATGCTGGAGGTCAGCTGTGTGGACGCCGGCAGTCCTTCGGAATTTTATTATGCCGAAGTAGAATACGAATCGGAAGAAGAAGCGCGGCGCTGGGAGCCGCAGACTGCCGGGCTGGAAGCCTATCTGATCGATGAGGTGACTGATCAGCCGGGACAGAGCATGGGGGCTTACTGGGAGCAGACCAGACAGACGGAATAGGGTCCGGCGGAAACAGACAGGAAAGGTTCCCAAAATGGCATGCCTCGGATGAGGCAGAATAGCGCCTGGCGGCAGCAGCCAGCGCCAGAGATACAGTGTCTGCAGGGAAAGACCCGGAAAACCTGCGGATCAGACGTCTCCGGCAGGAGAATCCTGCCGGGACGGCTGAAGCCGTCCGGCGGTGACTGCGGCAGTCAGGGGAATAATCAGCAGGCAGCCGATATTTGCCGCGAAAATCAGCAGGACTTCCTGGAGAAGCGAGCGGGAATTCAGCAGCTGGGGCAGGGTATATCCCTGTCGCAGAAAGATCATCCAGATAAAGAACGATTCACCGAATTCCGCGAAAAGCAGCGTATTGATGGTGGTGCCGAGAATGTCCCGTCCGACTCTGCTGCCGGAGCGGTATAATTCCCGGAAACCCAGAGAAGGATTGTTCGCGTGGACTTCATACAGGGCGGAGGAGACGGCCAGCGCCGTATCGGTCAGAGCACCCAGTACGCCCAGCAGAATCGAACAGATCAGCAGGGCATTGGCGCTGATGCCGATTTCGCTGTTTAAAAAGGAGATCTCCTCATCGTAGATATAGAGTTCCCCGAAACCGCCGAGACTGCCGGCATAAATGACCCAGGCGCTGAAACCGGTGACAGCGCATAAGACGATCAGAACCGAAAGGAAGGAAGCGGCGGTCTTCGGATTGGCGCCGTTTTGGGCGAACAGGGTCAGCAGAAGGAACAGAAGGACGCAGACAGCAGTCACCAGATAGGGATTTTTCCCATGGGCGATCAGGTAGAAGCAGAGCAGCATCAGCAGCATATTTCCAAGGATGGTGAACATGGAGGCCACACCCCGTTCGTCCCCGATGGCCACCAGCAGGACGAAGAGAACGACAGTCAGAATCAGAATCATCATTTGCGAAGGGCTCCTTTCTTCAGTAATACAGCAAAAAATCCGGAGATAGGAATCGCGGCGGCGATACCGATGGCACCGGTCAGGAAGCGAATGATCTCAAATTCCGCCCCGTATTTAAAAAGGGTGATCATGGAATAGCCGT
This genomic window contains:
- a CDS encoding NifU family protein, giving the protein MIQKIEAVIDEKVRPALLAHEGDVQVLSCRDGICRIRLTGKCAGCPSARITTEELIAEEIRNALPEVKDVVLVQAVSEELQDLARRILNHEQI
- a CDS encoding MaoC family dehydratase, whose protein sequence is MSRYNIGIRYCGGCNPAYDRSRLVAQLLQRFPEIAIQYDPERYCALWIVVNGCLTGCADSSSLPGDEICVIRQPADLKQAVQKIQELIDRGNSGKSGDSNAQPAGGTDSRQPGDSNAQPAGGTGPRQPGDSNAQPAGGGDPRQPEDSEAQQRMRTRIAVGAWVSLTHTFTEEEVCRFAELTQDASRMHLDRGFARTTLYHRPVVHGVFVSSLLSGVMGTELPGEGTVLLEESVRYLAPVYPGETVCAEIRVTGIQEYPNHYCCLLQGVCTKEDHTRAVEAEYRQLLLKRLFPPETVQVEQAPMEQKEEKS
- a CDS encoding acyl-CoA reductase — its product is MTAGGKKRPEAEGECPAGGFEEKLKALNRYHRLHCPPYERLCRGLGEEMPALPAAVFKSVDLYSTEQENLIGQLSSSGSSGQKRSRIWLDAETARAQQMALYQIVSGVLGTERVPMLIVDSPELLKHSASFSAREAGILGFSLMASKRIYALHADHTLNWENIRNYERLVKGKKGLIFGFTFLLWKYFCQPLLEADHKPDLSDCLVIHGGGWKKMQDRAVSPEAFRDGIRKACGCAEIYDYYGMAEQTGSIFLACGQGHLHENPYGRIRIVDPMTGRECPAGTPGVIVSQSLLPGSYPGHNILTEDLGVVLGEDDCPCGKAGRYFRVLGRMKQAEIRGCSDTFAESEDGSQKDGSAGQQKDGITVLAGTFPPLRKIRRVGDQKTAAFFGTLSDRILSDPACRKQPDVYAFGFWCRPGHVQGLLRSGDGSRQGKGTILHIAPSNMPVMFGYSWAAALLAGNGNIVRIPSKTHPETELLCRKVKEVFELPEFREFHQSNALIRFDRNDRILEGLTDLCQGRMLWGSTAVTEHLSRIRGTGSGYPADLLFPGKYSISLLDAERMNRLSREALEQYAIRFCGDTYPADQNACSSPKLLLWKTGNLSAGETDRLRRTWWKLVCRYASDYPMDAGKMMEKYRELCLAYLRETGLKPVKRRSRQVWTVEVRELPERISRLEGKLGLFFEARIQRTEELFPFLTGEIQTVTVAEIDGETLWKQIRAAGCAGVDRVVPMGEALQFSLYWDRKDLLRLLSEPGR
- a CDS encoding AMP-binding protein — encoded protein: MYFWERHREYQDRPMLITEQGETFRYGEVWDWQERFLSGLPARSLIFFTGGRRAADLAIYLGLLRMGHVPLMLPETLGQEQKRQLVKRYQPNGLIDGRQKNIRMLHSEKVRMHPDLALLLLTSGSTGSPKAVRLSCRNLQSNAESIAEYLEITAADRAVTMLPLSYTYGLSVIHSHVYRGACLLVTERSILEQQFWEFLQTAGATALSGVPYTYELFHRFHLEDIPVPSLRTVTQAGGHLPEELQRYMAEWTRKRGIRFYVMYGQTEATARMAYLPWEKCLEKPGSIGRAIPGGTMELADETGAPVTGADQEGELVYHGPNVSMGYAENREDLQLGDCRHQTLHTGDLARRDRDGYYYITGRRARFVKLFGKRISLDQVEQLVTGRWPEVSCACVGDDTGILLCMEQKAGNPAPEAVRNFLEKEGGIPGKAVILRTLEEIPRRENGKTDYPQLKALQAEAGM
- the rpoN gene encoding RNA polymerase factor sigma-54; the encoded protein is MNHKMQLELTQKQTISQQMLQYMDILQMSAAELEAHIEAVSMENPVLELADPDQPSRTDSEIDRQRKLEWLESTDYQNKVYYQSDSSAEYSQENLHDISEDGKALSEYLNSQLMFFSYSPEEQQILNYLIYSLDSKGYYTEDPAIPAAQFHVSEHTVLHLLQEIQNLDPAGVGARDLKECLVLQLHRKKNYSAITEQVILFHLDEVAKNHIPQIAKKMKVTTEDVLAACEEIRTFNPKPGNSFSNREHLRYISPDAIVIKTDQEFDILINEYQYPRFSMNPFYVDLAKQTTDKTARKYLKEKIQQIQSLSDSIGMRTSTLSKVMHALVTRQKLFFLRGPGNKVPMGLADLAEDTGLHESTISRTLHSKYLQCSWGVFPLNYFLTPVASVSRTSGEEQTQEHILAKIREIIDREDKKKPLSDEAIRKELEQFDISISRRTVNKYRQELGIPDKTGRKEYHTQ